The Candidatus Manganitrophus noduliformans region GGGCGGCGCGAAGCGACAAGGCGTCGCTGATAGGTTGATGGAAAACGGCTTCGATATTGGATGAGATGTTGGTGGAAATCAGCGTCGTCGTGACGACATAAACCCCCAATGGAAAGGGAACCTGCATGAAGAGGGGATAGAGCGAGAGGATGACGGCATCGCTGATCTTGTCGGCGGTCCGGTCGAAGAGCTTGCCGAGCGGCGTCTCGGCGTTCGATTGTCTGGCAACGGCGCCGTCGATCAGATCGCAGAAGCCGTTCAGAGCGATGAACCCGGTGGCGAGGAGAAAGTGCTGAATGCTGAAAGCATAAGCAATGCCGATAAGGAAAACAAGACCCAAACCCGTGACCGCGTTGGGAGAGATCCCGAAGGCGACGAAGGGTCGCGCCAGTCTCCGCTTCAGAGAAGAGATTGGGGGGATCGTGACGGTCGCGCGCGGGGATCCGAACGCTAAAGGTTTAGCGTCTCTTCGCGCCGCGTTTAATTGTCTATAGAGAGACCGTTTCGTTTCGATCATGTTCGCTCCCGTTTTTCACCATTTTTAATTTTCGATCCCTTCAATGCCCAAGGGGTCTTTTCGACGGCGCTGTTTACCGCCCCGAAGAATCGGCGCTCTTACCGGATTGTTTGGAGCAGCATCCAGAGGCCGATTAAAATAAATCCGGATCCGGCGACCGCCTTCAACACAATGGGCGAGAGGATCGAGGCAAGCTTCGCTCCGGCGATGACCGCAATGCCTGTGCTGAGGACCAAGGCCCCCGCGGCGGCGAAGAAAATCGCGGTCTTATCGGTATTCTGATCCGCCGCGTAGAGAAGCGTTGCGAGCTGTGTTTTATCCCCTAGTTCGGCCAAAAAGACGGTTATGAAAACGATCACCAGTTTCTGCACTTCCTTCTCCTCGAATACCAAAAATGACGCCATCTCAGGGCGTCATTTTTGTTTGTGTCGGATATAAACGCTTCGGTTATCTGTGGTCTTCTCTCTCCCGTTCGCGGTGCCGTTCCCGATCGGATCTCTCCCTCGACTCGGAGCGCGTTCTGGCTTCCAATCGGATCTCCTGACGACTCTCCGTCCGATCGCGGTCTCGGGATTCGATGCGCGTTTCCGATCGGCTGCGATCTTCCGATTCCCGGTGTCGTTCCCGAGTGCGCTCTTCGAAGCGATGATCCCGATGATCTTCGTCCCGGGTCAAGAGTCCCCGGTCATCGCGTCCCCGATGGGAGTGGTCTTCGCTTCGTCCGTGTCGGCCCGAATGGTCATCAACCGATCCGTCTCCCCGGCGCGTCCGCCCATCCGGATCATGGCCTGGCTGGCTGTCATCGACGCTCCCGTCGCCGCGCAGTTTGACGAGCCCCGGCGCGAACTCCCGGGCCGATCGGCTTTCCGTCTCATTCTTAAGGGTACCTGGGGCGAATTCCCTTGCGGATAGTGGCTGGGAATCGTCAATGCTTCCATCCCCGCGTTTTTTTATTCCCGGGGCGACGGAGCGGGCCGAGTTGTCGTCGATCGTTCCGTCTCCTCTCCATTTCGGATCGTCGGCCCGGTCGTCCAGCCCTGCAGAAAAAGAAGGAGCCGTTCCAAAAAGGGCGAACAGCGCCCCGGCAACCAGTATCGCTTTTCCTCTGAATCGAATCATTTTGTTTCCTCCTTGTGGATTGAATTGTGACCATGACCTGTCTTTTGCAATTGGAGTGCCGCGCGATTTCCGCTCCAGGGACGAGATGTCGGGGGCATGGACGGTTTCGGATGATGGAAAAAAAGCAGTTCCGACCTCTTCACAGCCGGATTTTCGGCAGCTTTAAAAAAAATAGGCGAGCGAAGCGGCGTAGAGTGTCTCTTTAAATTCCACTGCGGAATCGGAGGAGTTTCTCCAGAGATATTCGGAACGGGCGCGGATCAGGATCTTGGGGAAAGGCTGGTAACGCAGTCCGATGAGAAGAAGATGGTTGGTATCGCGCCGTCCGGCGTGGATCGGCTCGACATCTTCGGGGAGGTCGGTGGTGAAGACCTTTTGCCGGACGCGATACCGCAGCCGTACCATCAGCGGGGAGGCGAACCGATAACTGATCTGGACCCCCCCCGCCTGGGCCCGGTAGGAGGCATTGTCCTGTCGGACGGCTTCTCCATCGATCGGCACGGCGCCCCCCTTTGCCGATCCGGCTTCGACAGCATAATCGATCGATAAACGCCAGGAGAGAGCCGGTCGGAAGGTCTGTGGAAGGCCGAGTCTGACGAGGTCGGTGTCCTTCGCGTCGAAGTCGGCGTTGTAATCGAGGCGGTTATAGGTGACGGAGAGGCCGGTGTTCCACCAGGAAGTGAGATCGCGGTCAATCTGCGCGGTGAATCCAGCCGATCTTAATTCGATGGTCGGGAGGGTCGGGTCCTCTTTGTCAAGGGAGGCCGGCGGCGAGAATTGCAGGAAAAGACTCCCATAGTATTTTTCTCCAAATGGGCGCTCCCCGCCGACTTCGAAGAACGAGTAATTGAGCTCCTGGATTTGGAGATACCGATTCAGGACGGCCGCCCCGCTCCATCGGGTCTTCCGCGGCCGGTAGGCTAAAGAGAAAGCCGACTCCCAGATCAGATCCGATTCAATTTTGCTCTTCGCCTGAAACACGTTGCTGTCGTAGATGAGGCCGGTCTCTATTTCTCCCGTCCATGCGTGTTTTTTCTTCTCTGTCTCTTTGGAGGTGGAGCCTTCTTCAGCAAGCGCGGGGACTGCCAGAAGGATCAGACTGAGCGCCGCCGCGAGTCCGAATGAGCGGCCCCTTCTTCCTTGCCCCGGCCGGTGGGGAAAGGACCGTTTGAAAGATCCGGCGGGATTCTCTTCGTCGGGAAATTGTTTGAACCGTTCTTTCGCCGTCACCCTGAGACCCCCATTCTCCTTATCCTCCGTCCCGGTATCGGTTCCGGCCATTGGGCCGCCAGCCTTAATGTTTCGGTCTCTTTCTTCGATCTTCGCCACGGTATTTTCTCCATCCGAATTTTCTGGTTACGCAATTGCTATGCCATGCGAGGGGAATCTTCAACGATCAGTTGGTCGCTTTTGGGGTCAATCATACTTTCGCGGGCATCTTCATCTGTTTTCGATAGGATTTTTCTTTCCTTTGAACCGGGCGTTTGGGGGATTTGCCCCATGACTGGGGCAAATCCCCCAAATAGAGGTAGGGGGTGCAAGGTTCAGGCGACCCGGCGATGAGGAAATCGTCTATTTTCATTTAATCATAAGGTGGGGAAAGCGGGTGAGGACTGCCGGATTTTCGGCACCGTTGCCGGGAATCCGTTAATCACGAGCGCTTCGCTAAGCGAAGGGATCCGCGTGTTTTAAAGCGGATCGAGCCATCGCCTGTATTTTTCTTGTTATCCGTCGGATTGGCATCTCTCTCCTGGTATTGTGGCCGATCCCAGCAGGTCATACAGCTATGTTTCTAAGGTCGGCATGCTGTTTGCTTTCTGAAGTCCGGCAGTGGGAAGGTATCCACGCGAAGTTATCGTCCCTCCATTGAGATTGGGAGAAATCTTTCCTGATCATCGACGGTAAAAGGGATTCGATTTTACTTAAAATAAGGAGCCATACAATGAAAATCGCATTGAAGTTTTTTGGTGTCGCTATGATCGGGCTCGCCGTCGCCGCCTGCGGCGGTGGAGGGAGTGACGACGGCGGATCTGACGCGATCGCGCCGACATTGGGGATCACGTCGGTTCAGAAGGTGGGGGCGACGGCAATACCGAATGGGAATGTGTCGTCGAAACCCGTTTTTGCGTCGAATTTCCTGAGAAAGGGATGGAGCCTAGCCCCCCGGCAGGCCTTTGCTCAGCCGGCTTCTTGCCTTTCGGACGCCCCGACCTCTTTTGATGTCTCCGGCGGCAAGATCTGGGTAAAACAGGCATACGCCATTCTAGATGAAGTCGAATTCAACCGGGAGCCGTCGACGACGCCGAGCCCGGAGTTTGGCCCCTTCGCGCTTGATCTGACGAACAGTGACGACACCGTCGGGGAGGCGATCACGGTTGACGTTCCCGAGGGGAACTATAGCGGCGTCAAGTATCGGATCAAACGGGTCGACGATACTAATGACGATGGAACGCCGATGGTTATCCTGAACGTGACCGATTCGGCTGCCTTCAAGAATCTCATTATGAATACTGATGTCAAGCGCCGGCCGAGCGTCTGGATCGAGGGGGTGATCGGCGTCGGATCAGAGGCCGCGGGATTCTCTTCTTGTAAAGATTTCACTTTCGTCACCGATCACCGCTGGGAGGTGACCGTTCCCTTTCAGAGTTCGTCCGCCGGATCGACGGCGCTTGACGCCGTTCTTCTCTTCGATCTGTCGGGAGCATTCAACGCGGCACTGGCCGGATCGAGCGCGGAGGCCCTGTCGGCAGAGGTGGGACAGTGCTCCTCTGAGGTCGTCGATCGGGGCGAGTGCATGGGACCGGTGTATCTAGACGGTCGGACCAAGGATGAGCGTCACGGAACGCCTCTTGCTAAAGTCATTACCGGCGAGTTTCCCAAGCATACGGATGTCTTCGTGCAGTCCGTCACCGCCGCGAGGGGCTTTGACGACAATCCATCTATCTCCGACATGGTGGACAGCACCGCTCCCGCGGGAACGACCGTCATCGACGACAGCGCCGTGCGGGTGAGCGGCGACGACAACCCGTCTGTTTCGGACCTTGCCGAGACACCCGGGTAAATCAACCTGTCACAGCCGGGCGGCGGGGAATCCCCCGCCGCCCGGACCGGCAAACCGCCTTTAAGATTTTTCATTCAGAGGCTAGCGCTTTCCTCTCCCAACAGCCCAAGCCCAAGAGAATAGACTCCTTTCAACAGTACCGGTGTACGACTCGTCATTGAGGGTGAGAAGACAATGAAAAAACTGATGGTTTACTCGCACGACACCTTTGGCCTGGGGAACATCCGTCGAATGCTCTCGATCTGCAAATATCTGATCGACTCCATCCCCGATCTCTCGATCCTGATTGTTTCCGGCTCTCCGATGGTTCATACGTTCCGGATTCCGCAGCGGCTCGACTACATCAAACTTCCCTGTCTTCGCAGGACCGATCGGGAAGGTTATTCGGTCAAGTACCTCGGCACCGACATCGGGGAGACGATGCGGCTCCGATCCGAGCTGATTCTTTCCGCGGTTTCCCACTTCAGGCCTGACCTTTTCCTGGTTGACAAGAAGCCGTACGGGGTGAAGAAAGAATTGAAAGGGGTGCTGAATTATCTGAGGATACATCTCCCGGAGACCAAACTGGTCCTCCTGCTCCGGGATATTCTCGACAGCCCGGAGGCAACCATCCAGACGTGGAAACAGAATCGATACCAAGAGGCGGTCCGTCTCTTTTACGACCGCGTCTTCGTGGTCGGCTCGCCCGAGGTCTTCGATCTCAGAAAGGAGTATCGGCTGTCGCCCTCCGTCTCCGAGAAGGTGCGGTTTTGCGGCTATATCCGGCGGGAGGTCGGCCTCAAAGGGGGGGATGCCGTCCGGAAGGAGATCCAATTGAGGGATGAGAAGCTGGTCCTGGTGACCCCGGGAGGAGGGGAGGATGGATACCGCCTAGTGAAGACCTATCTCTCCGGCCTGGAGCATCTCCCGGCCGGCCTGAAAATCCGCAGTCTGATCGTCTGCGGGCCGGAGATGCCGGAAGCGCAGAGAAAAGAGCTTTTCCAAGCGGCGGCCGGACGGCCGTCGGTGCAGATCACCGAGTTCACTGACGATTTGATGAGCTACATGGAGGCGGCTGATGTCGTCCTTTCCATGGCCGGATACAATACGGTCTGCGAGATCCTGTCCCAGAAGAAGCGGGCGATCGTGGTCCCCCGGGTTCACCCGGTGAAGGAGCAGCTCCTCCGGGCGGAGCGGATGGCCCGGCTCGGACTCCTCCGGATGGTTCATCCCGATCGCCTCACTCCGCAATCGCTGGCCGGCGCGCTTCTGGAGGAACTCGGCCCACAGAAAGCCGGGTCTCCCTCCCCATCCCCTTTGGAACTGGAAGCGCTTTCCCGGATTCGGGATGGGGTCTTGCGGTTTTTATCCCCCTCCGAGTCGGCGGAAAATGGAGATGGGACCGTGTCCCGGTTGGATCGTCCGGGTCCCGCGCCATTGCGTGATTATGTTCGGCCGCTTCCCGTCAGCAGGTCAGGTGAAGGATGAGGAAAGATCCCCCTTTCAAAGTCTGTTATCTCTTGAAGCGCTATCCGCGTCTTTCCCAGACATTCATCCTCAATGAGATGCTGGCGTTGCAACGGCAGGGGTTCGACATCACCGTCGTGGCGTTGAAGCCGTCCGGAGAAGAGATCGCGCACGAG contains the following coding sequences:
- a CDS encoding CDP-alcohol phosphatidyltransferase family protein, producing MIETKRSLYRQLNAARRDAKPLAFGSPRATVTIPPISSLKRRLARPFVAFGISPNAVTGLGLVFLIGIAYAFSIQHFLLATGFIALNGFCDLIDGAVARQSNAETPLGKLFDRTADKISDAVILSLYPLFMQVPFPLGVYVVTTTLISTNISSNIEAVFHQPISDALSLRAARYALLIALTPFQQFFLLFILLSLLTTYSLIQRLLTAWRLSIR
- a CDS encoding TMEM165/GDT1 family protein, with the translated sequence MQKLVIVFITVFLAELGDKTQLATLLYAADQNTDKTAIFFAAAGALVLSTGIAVIAGAKLASILSPIVLKAVAGSGFILIGLWMLLQTIR
- a CDS encoding MtrB/PioB family outer membrane beta-barrel protein, with translation MAKIEERDRNIKAGGPMAGTDTGTEDKENGGLRVTAKERFKQFPDEENPAGSFKRSFPHRPGQGRRGRSFGLAAALSLILLAVPALAEEGSTSKETEKKKHAWTGEIETGLIYDSNVFQAKSKIESDLIWESAFSLAYRPRKTRWSGAAVLNRYLQIQELNYSFFEVGGERPFGEKYYGSLFLQFSPPASLDKEDPTLPTIELRSAGFTAQIDRDLTSWWNTGLSVTYNRLDYNADFDAKDTDLVRLGLPQTFRPALSWRLSIDYAVEAGSAKGGAVPIDGEAVRQDNASYRAQAGGVQISYRFASPLMVRLRYRVRQKVFTTDLPEDVEPIHAGRRDTNHLLLIGLRYQPFPKILIRARSEYLWRNSSDSAVEFKETLYAASLAYFF
- a CDS encoding glycosyltransferase family protein, which codes for MKKLMVYSHDTFGLGNIRRMLSICKYLIDSIPDLSILIVSGSPMVHTFRIPQRLDYIKLPCLRRTDREGYSVKYLGTDIGETMRLRSELILSAVSHFRPDLFLVDKKPYGVKKELKGVLNYLRIHLPETKLVLLLRDILDSPEATIQTWKQNRYQEAVRLFYDRVFVVGSPEVFDLRKEYRLSPSVSEKVRFCGYIRREVGLKGGDAVRKEIQLRDEKLVLVTPGGGEDGYRLVKTYLSGLEHLPAGLKIRSLIVCGPEMPEAQRKELFQAAAGRPSVQITEFTDDLMSYMEAADVVLSMAGYNTVCEILSQKKRAIVVPRVHPVKEQLLRAERMARLGLLRMVHPDRLTPQSLAGALLEELGPQKAGSPSPSPLELEALSRIRDGVLRFLSPSESAENGDGTVSRLDRPGPAPLRDYVRPLPVSRSGEG